In Desulfitobacterium chlororespirans DSM 11544, one DNA window encodes the following:
- a CDS encoding baseplate J/gp47 family protein yields MISLPNYDDQSFQSIMETAIRRIPVIYPQWTDLNEHDPGITILELFAWLKEMQQYQLNRISSRSYASLLKLLGVTVRGPAPSATRLGFAGFSGELTLPRGARFSAQDVVFEAQSSVHVHSLKVDHVYVRDGKDFHNVTDMIKEPSLYCQVFGSAPREGDSALYIGLNGWAGKEELTLYFQMDESYPVSRNPFRENALLPREIAWEYGVSGEEGLEFQVMTNVRDGTWGLSQSGQVVFSMDREPVPGSPGEGLPFCCWLRVRLIRQGCEENPRLLNIFTDTLPVVQKETHCEMMGYSFDPAASEVLCEPDSRLAQEGEVMVFVRDETGWQIHDQVEVLPDSQGRGRVFKMSLPSGMAVDGEENIRILCYEPSFKSAMLLPGSNGLPCQRFPFRHQEALLKEQLRLMVYEETEEGQRRWTDWNYSHNLALAGPYERCFTYDSARGELVFGDNEHGAVPLAGEDNILITDCAVTKGNRGNIGHQDFAVLDYGAFSLKPFNLHPVRGGKDEESLPAALERFQLSLKECTRAVTATDYETLAMGTPGRRIMGAKAIPFYDPDSKVAGAKQTAATVTVVVVPYSEEIFPQPDQGFLESVRRHLDHYRLITTQVKVIGPAYIKISLDGEILVDSKRREYIEEDVRKNIEDYFRELRQGNSAQGGKPEFGKPVQENTLAVRISQVPGVIYVKKLTLGVKLGESYRDRDGTIVIPPYGLPYLGDLQIRILI; encoded by the coding sequence ATGATTTCTTTGCCCAACTACGATGACCAGAGCTTTCAGTCCATTATGGAGACGGCCATACGGCGTATTCCGGTGATCTATCCTCAGTGGACGGATTTAAATGAACATGATCCGGGAATCACCATCCTGGAATTGTTTGCCTGGCTTAAGGAAATGCAGCAGTATCAATTGAACCGGATTTCCTCCCGGAGCTATGCAAGCCTTTTGAAGCTTTTGGGGGTAACCGTGAGGGGGCCTGCTCCCTCGGCAACCCGTCTTGGTTTTGCCGGCTTTTCCGGAGAACTCACTCTGCCCCGCGGTGCGCGGTTTTCTGCTCAGGATGTGGTGTTTGAAGCCCAGAGTTCTGTTCATGTGCACAGTCTGAAGGTAGATCATGTCTATGTGAGGGATGGCAAGGATTTTCATAATGTTACGGACATGATCAAAGAACCCAGTCTCTATTGCCAGGTTTTTGGCTCCGCACCCCGGGAAGGAGACAGTGCCCTCTATATTGGCCTCAATGGTTGGGCAGGGAAAGAGGAGCTGACCCTCTATTTTCAGATGGATGAAAGTTATCCCGTCTCCAGGAACCCTTTTCGGGAGAACGCCCTGCTCCCCCGGGAGATTGCCTGGGAGTATGGAGTAAGCGGGGAAGAGGGCCTGGAGTTTCAGGTCATGACCAATGTCCGGGATGGGACCTGGGGTTTATCCCAGTCGGGTCAGGTCGTCTTCTCTATGGATCGGGAACCGGTTCCCGGAAGTCCCGGGGAAGGGCTGCCCTTTTGCTGCTGGCTCCGTGTGCGCTTGATTCGCCAAGGGTGTGAAGAAAACCCCCGGCTTTTGAATATATTTACCGATACCTTGCCGGTGGTGCAGAAGGAAACTCATTGTGAGATGATGGGCTATTCCTTCGACCCGGCTGCCTCCGAAGTCCTGTGCGAACCGGACAGCCGGCTGGCTCAGGAGGGTGAAGTCATGGTCTTTGTCCGGGATGAGACCGGCTGGCAAATTCATGACCAGGTGGAGGTTTTACCGGACAGCCAGGGAAGGGGAAGGGTGTTTAAAATGAGCCTTCCTTCGGGAATGGCTGTGGATGGAGAAGAAAATATCCGCATTCTCTGTTATGAACCCTCCTTTAAGAGTGCAATGCTTCTTCCGGGTTCCAATGGCCTGCCCTGCCAACGGTTTCCCTTCCGGCATCAGGAGGCTTTGTTGAAAGAACAGCTCCGCCTCATGGTCTATGAAGAAACGGAAGAGGGTCAGCGCCGATGGACGGATTGGAACTATAGTCATAATCTTGCTCTGGCCGGGCCTTATGAGCGCTGTTTTACCTATGACAGTGCCAGGGGAGAGCTGGTTTTCGGAGATAACGAACATGGGGCGGTCCCTTTAGCCGGGGAGGACAATATTCTGATTACGGATTGTGCCGTCACCAAAGGAAACAGGGGAAATATCGGGCATCAGGACTTTGCAGTCCTGGACTATGGAGCATTCAGCCTGAAACCCTTCAACCTGCATCCGGTCAGAGGGGGAAAGGATGAGGAAAGCCTGCCGGCTGCCCTGGAACGATTTCAGCTCTCCCTCAAGGAGTGTACAAGAGCGGTCACGGCAACGGATTATGAGACCTTGGCCATGGGCACTCCCGGACGCCGGATCATGGGGGCCAAAGCGATTCCCTTTTATGATCCGGACAGTAAAGTGGCCGGTGCGAAACAAACTGCGGCCACGGTGACGGTGGTGGTGGTCCCCTATAGTGAGGAGATTTTTCCTCAGCCGGATCAAGGCTTTTTGGAGAGCGTCCGCCGGCATCTGGATCATTACCGCTTAATTACCACCCAGGTGAAAGTCATTGGACCTGCTTATATAAAGATCTCCCTTGATGGAGAAATCCTCGTGGACAGCAAACGCCGGGAATATATTGAGGAGGATGTGCGCAAGAACATCGAAGATTATTTCCGGGAACTGCGCCAAGGCAACTCTGCCCAAGGAGGGAAACCGGAATTCGGCAAGCCGGTGCAGGAAAATACCCTGGCGGTCAGGATCAGTCAAGTCCCCGGTGTCATTTATGTGAAAAAACTGACCCTGGGGGTAAAACTGGGGGAAAGCTACCGGGACAGGGACGGGACCATCGTCATTCCTCCCTATGGTCTTCCCTATCTGGGGGATCTGCAGATCCGTATTCTGATTTGA
- a CDS encoding baseplate J/gp47 family protein produces MNTMPRIDPRKAKDLLQIIKGKAGIYTPEWKYERSAMDGGAALAELFAQMFGETIDRLNRMPYKNYLEFLNILEVSAQSVTPAAGLAVFRLVEGSQRSVVINRGTQLYYDRGQEEREEGSARVIFETTKDFYATPAKLMGFYSINPRQDIIEKLDFEEGSVTFFNPSGARNIQRHAFALASQDVLKLVSPADITLSLENTALSYLNEEYLARLANPGFARWSYYDGKAQIPFDQVKVKDGQLHLLKDNHTPLRPYVLEGDSPEEENFWITCTMQSDGQRDEILMDRIAMGSAYLHRDQPGVHIKPDLLYSNDLALDEEQGGYCFGTQLMPYQCFYMASEEVFSKRRARINIEFALNMVTRQVGDANSVYQYNFYRKYVVEKVDIPAPVPDRIVVSRVVWEYWNGAGWTHLKVEGDVNPFQGGEGSFKKRISFQCPEDIVKNSQNSVEGYWIRARVVEVENAFSMYAHLLLPYLEAVSLDFTYGETLKAAEKIYTENNCVKALSAPGTFATFKLYEPLREKVHGVYCAFDQQPNGFPITMYFKIEGQSKAKSLLKIEYLTQDIKGEGVWHELKFTDTTEGLTEDGIISVYAPRDFKKDTLFGQEGYWLRIGEGNLNYAERPTIQPLVQKVIPNVVEIIQKETIRGELFRTDSYEPNKTITLRNRPVLECELWVNEIRDISQAEMAYLRENKANSVEVHYDQGGHLQEFWVKWDPCETLINAGDNSRHYKLDQNTGRISFGNGLNGKVPSPAEEGNIKVNYAFGGGKKGNLQEGTIEGLLIGIPHVDQVTNLEMTSGGSDGHDLKTLEKVGPCKLRHQGRAVTAADYESLVLGQFAEVKDVKCVGNYDAFGQPAWGYVTLVVLPAHIENRMYSLKLCRKIEQSLKQRVSCELLAGGRFSVVPAIVMKVNVMVTVSLEDYDRAAEAERDIREALKRYLNQGMSGGQSFKIEEIPSLRSFYMLLNPLRNVARIQEIILEGRYYEGSTLRVIPLDGEFNLRYVVVTSGEHTVKIL; encoded by the coding sequence ATGAATACGATGCCAAGGATTGATCCCAGAAAAGCCAAGGATCTTCTCCAAATCATCAAAGGGAAAGCCGGGATCTATACTCCCGAATGGAAGTATGAGCGGTCGGCTATGGATGGAGGGGCTGCCTTAGCCGAGTTGTTTGCCCAGATGTTCGGGGAGACGATCGACCGGCTGAACCGCATGCCCTATAAGAATTATTTGGAATTCCTGAATATCCTGGAAGTTTCAGCCCAGTCCGTGACCCCTGCTGCAGGGCTGGCCGTATTCCGCCTGGTGGAAGGTTCCCAGCGCAGTGTGGTCATTAACCGGGGGACCCAATTGTATTATGATCGGGGCCAGGAGGAAAGGGAAGAAGGGAGCGCCCGGGTAATTTTTGAAACCACCAAGGATTTTTATGCTACTCCGGCCAAATTGATGGGGTTTTATTCCATCAACCCCCGTCAGGATATTATTGAGAAACTGGATTTTGAGGAAGGATCGGTGACTTTTTTTAATCCCTCCGGGGCCAGGAATATTCAGCGCCATGCTTTTGCTCTGGCCAGTCAGGATGTGCTGAAACTGGTCAGCCCCGCCGACATTACCTTAAGTCTGGAGAATACGGCTTTAAGCTATTTAAATGAAGAATACCTGGCCCGTTTGGCCAATCCCGGGTTTGCCCGGTGGTCTTATTATGACGGAAAAGCCCAGATTCCTTTTGACCAGGTCAAGGTTAAGGATGGGCAGCTCCATCTGCTTAAGGATAATCATACTCCCCTCCGCCCCTATGTACTGGAGGGTGACTCCCCGGAAGAGGAAAACTTCTGGATCACCTGTACGATGCAGTCTGACGGCCAAAGGGATGAAATCCTCATGGACAGGATCGCTATGGGCAGTGCTTATCTGCATAGAGATCAACCTGGGGTGCATATTAAGCCGGATCTGCTGTACTCTAATGACCTGGCCCTGGATGAGGAGCAGGGAGGTTATTGCTTCGGCACACAGCTTATGCCTTATCAGTGCTTCTATATGGCATCCGAGGAGGTGTTCTCCAAACGCCGGGCCCGGATCAACATCGAATTTGCGCTGAACATGGTGACCCGGCAGGTAGGGGACGCCAACAGTGTTTATCAATATAATTTCTATCGCAAATATGTGGTGGAAAAAGTGGATATTCCCGCCCCTGTTCCGGACCGCATCGTTGTTTCCCGGGTGGTTTGGGAGTATTGGAACGGTGCCGGATGGACCCATTTAAAAGTGGAGGGCGACGTCAATCCTTTCCAGGGGGGAGAAGGTTCCTTCAAAAAGAGGATCTCTTTTCAGTGCCCTGAGGATATCGTCAAGAATTCCCAGAATTCCGTGGAAGGATATTGGATCAGAGCCCGGGTCGTGGAGGTGGAGAATGCCTTCTCCATGTATGCCCACCTGCTGCTGCCCTATCTGGAAGCGGTTTCTTTGGATTTTACCTATGGCGAGACCTTGAAAGCTGCAGAAAAGATTTATACAGAGAATAATTGCGTGAAAGCTTTAAGCGCTCCCGGTACTTTTGCCACCTTTAAGCTCTATGAGCCTTTGCGGGAGAAGGTTCATGGGGTGTACTGCGCTTTTGATCAACAGCCCAACGGCTTTCCCATCACCATGTATTTCAAAATAGAAGGGCAGAGTAAAGCCAAATCCCTGCTTAAGATCGAGTATCTGACCCAGGATATTAAAGGGGAAGGGGTTTGGCATGAGCTGAAGTTCACCGACACCACGGAAGGACTTACGGAGGATGGGATTATCTCCGTCTATGCCCCCCGGGATTTCAAAAAAGACACCCTTTTCGGCCAGGAAGGCTATTGGCTGCGGATTGGGGAGGGCAATCTGAACTACGCAGAACGGCCCACGATTCAACCCCTTGTGCAAAAAGTAATTCCCAATGTGGTGGAAATCATTCAGAAAGAAACCATTCGCGGCGAGCTGTTCCGCACGGACAGCTATGAGCCCAACAAAACCATCACTCTGCGCAACCGTCCTGTCCTGGAGTGTGAACTCTGGGTCAATGAGATCCGTGATATCAGTCAGGCGGAAATGGCTTATTTAAGGGAGAACAAAGCCAACTCTGTGGAAGTTCACTATGATCAAGGGGGACATCTCCAGGAGTTTTGGGTGAAATGGGACCCCTGTGAAACATTGATCAATGCAGGGGATAACAGCCGCCATTATAAGCTGGACCAAAACACCGGCAGAATTTCCTTTGGCAATGGCTTGAATGGGAAGGTGCCTTCTCCGGCTGAAGAGGGCAATATCAAGGTTAATTACGCCTTTGGGGGCGGCAAAAAAGGCAATCTGCAGGAAGGCACCATCGAAGGACTTCTGATCGGCATTCCCCATGTGGATCAGGTGACGAATCTGGAAATGACCTCAGGGGGAAGCGATGGACATGATCTGAAAACCCTGGAGAAAGTCGGTCCCTGCAAGTTGCGCCATCAGGGGCGGGCAGTCACGGCAGCCGATTATGAAAGCCTGGTGCTGGGGCAGTTCGCCGAGGTTAAAGATGTCAAATGCGTGGGCAATTATGATGCCTTCGGGCAGCCGGCCTGGGGATATGTTACCCTGGTGGTTTTGCCCGCCCATATCGAAAACAGAATGTATAGTTTAAAGCTATGCAGGAAAATCGAGCAGTCCCTGAAGCAGCGGGTGAGCTGTGAGCTTCTGGCGGGGGGAAGGTTCTCCGTTGTCCCCGCCATTGTTATGAAGGTCAATGTCATGGTCACCGTTTCCCTGGAGGACTATGACAGAGCGGCGGAAGCGGAAAGAGATATCAGGGAAGCCCTGAAAAGGTACTTAAATCAAGGCATGTCCGGCGGACAAAGCTTTAAAATTGAAGAAATCCCCTCACTGCGCAGTTTTTATATGCTGCTCAATCCCCTCAGGAATGTGGCCCGTATTCAGGAAATTATCCTGGAGGGCCGGTATTACGAGGGAAGCACTCTGCGGGTTATACCTCTGGATGGAGAGTTTAATTTAAGGTACGTGGTGGTAACCAGCGGGGAACATACGGTGAAGATTTTATAA
- a CDS encoding phage baseplate assembly protein V, with amino-acid sequence MMSIFEQFMPSQGQTKETMSGVILAKVTNINDPEKLGRVKCQFITKNDEALELDWAYVMTPFSGKECGFYFIPNVEDTVLVAFENGDIYRPYIIGSLWGNLAKPPGAVNEGKNETYMIKTPNKSTLEFSDVQGKEKISLTTPKERKIILDDEGKTIEITDGKNTLSMNENGEVKLTCKQKLIIEVGSAAKITIDGTAGSIKIEGKQAINLESAQVEVKATANATIKANAQVSIESSGMTMVKGSMLKLN; translated from the coding sequence ATGATGTCGATTTTTGAGCAATTTATGCCATCCCAGGGACAAACGAAGGAGACCATGAGCGGGGTTATTCTGGCTAAAGTAACCAATATCAATGATCCGGAAAAATTGGGCAGAGTGAAATGTCAGTTTATCACTAAAAATGATGAAGCCCTGGAGCTGGATTGGGCTTACGTTATGACACCTTTCAGCGGCAAGGAATGCGGATTCTATTTTATTCCCAATGTGGAAGATACGGTGCTGGTAGCCTTTGAAAACGGGGATATTTATCGGCCTTACATCATCGGCAGCCTGTGGGGTAATCTGGCCAAGCCTCCTGGGGCTGTCAATGAAGGCAAGAATGAGACCTATATGATTAAGACGCCCAATAAAAGCACCTTGGAATTTTCTGATGTTCAAGGGAAAGAAAAGATATCCCTGACCACTCCTAAGGAAAGAAAAATCATCCTTGATGATGAAGGAAAAACCATTGAAATCACCGATGGCAAGAATACCCTGTCCATGAATGAAAACGGGGAAGTCAAGCTGACCTGCAAGCAAAAATTGATTATCGAAGTGGGCAGCGCGGCTAAAATCACCATTGACGGTACAGCCGGAAGCATCAAGATCGAAGGAAAACAAGCCATCAACCTGGAGAGTGCTCAGGTTGAAGTGAAAGCAACGGCCAATGCGACCATTAAGGCCAATGCCCAGGTGTCCATCGAAAGCAGCGGCATGACCATGGTTAAAGGGTCCATGCTTAAATTGAATTGA
- a CDS encoding CIS tube protein, whose protein sequence is MLFMPKATIKVADSGGNFQNASVSIPGSGDCKCLFNPAEFVIQRSANYVEHKIPGLDRPIIQFINGEAEVMKFSLFFDTYSAGPETGNLDLLANNLKPTLLKADVRKFTEPFYKLLDVSEDKHAPSLVSFEWGKTKFAGYIMDISQKFTLFSPNGVPLRATLEITLKSNKKDNNIRNSPDRTKHRVVKNGEALFAFAYAEYGDCSQWRRIAEANGIDNPRRLRSGESIVIPAILR, encoded by the coding sequence ATGCTTTTTATGCCTAAAGCAACCATCAAAGTCGCAGACTCCGGCGGAAATTTCCAAAATGCTTCGGTTTCGATTCCCGGTTCCGGTGACTGCAAATGCTTATTCAATCCTGCCGAATTTGTGATTCAGCGGTCTGCCAACTATGTTGAACACAAGATTCCCGGACTGGACCGGCCGATTATCCAGTTTATCAACGGCGAAGCCGAGGTTATGAAATTTTCTTTGTTCTTTGATACTTACTCAGCCGGTCCGGAGACGGGAAATCTGGATCTGCTCGCCAATAATCTCAAGCCCACCTTGCTGAAAGCCGATGTCCGCAAGTTTACGGAGCCTTTTTATAAGCTTTTGGACGTATCGGAGGATAAGCATGCCCCCAGCCTGGTGAGCTTTGAGTGGGGAAAGACAAAATTCGCCGGGTATATTATGGACATCAGTCAAAAATTCACCCTATTTTCCCCCAATGGAGTGCCTTTGCGGGCTACTCTGGAAATCACTTTGAAATCCAATAAAAAAGATAATAATATCCGCAATTCACCGGATCGCACCAAACACCGGGTGGTTAAGAACGGGGAGGCCCTGTTCGCCTTCGCTTATGCGGAATACGGAGATTGTTCCCAATGGCGGAGAATAGCAGAAGCCAATGGGATTGACAATCCCCGGCGCCTGCGCTCAGGAGAAAGTATTGTCATTCCGGCCATTCTGCGCTGA
- a CDS encoding phage late control D family protein, with protein sequence MAKCEFSKLEESYKGFINPDFTIKVGQKTVQKDFAIVDLKVKMSAAYDIGSCEFTVAGIMDLEEGEIRKEVLSTFKTGEVVVVEMGYTSSLQGVFKGYINSIAYEFSGQGPAITVECLDAKGALVNNKTWVNFGKKDIKEIVTSILNEKCKDYADIGTIESDFDAGEEGAYDESPEIKKDVDDYQYLKAFAERTNNSFCVIYDKIYFCKNLAEKAEVGIKLEWGKHLLTFAMEHDISQQIGAVEVYGMDHIEHKTFSGKATNTDEVPTVVKNKVIMINDPKGVVNEGQATALAKHTLAAHQTQFVTCKGSTIGLPDLKAGDKVEIGGMGEGLNGTYYLTHVTHSINGGGYLTSFDGLRPA encoded by the coding sequence GTGGCAAAGTGTGAATTCAGCAAACTGGAAGAAAGTTATAAGGGATTCATCAACCCTGACTTCACCATAAAAGTCGGACAGAAAACTGTCCAGAAGGATTTCGCCATTGTTGACCTTAAGGTAAAAATGTCGGCTGCTTACGATATTGGCTCCTGCGAGTTTACCGTGGCGGGGATTATGGATCTTGAGGAAGGGGAAATCCGGAAAGAGGTATTGAGTACGTTTAAGACCGGCGAAGTGGTGGTGGTGGAAATGGGGTACACCTCCAGCCTGCAGGGAGTTTTTAAGGGATATATCAACTCCATAGCTTATGAGTTCAGCGGGCAGGGTCCGGCCATCACGGTTGAATGCTTGGATGCCAAAGGAGCCCTGGTCAACAATAAGACCTGGGTGAATTTCGGCAAGAAGGACATCAAGGAAATCGTCACCAGCATACTCAACGAAAAATGCAAGGATTATGCCGATATAGGCACCATTGAATCGGATTTTGACGCCGGTGAGGAAGGGGCCTATGATGAGAGCCCGGAGATTAAGAAAGATGTGGATGATTATCAATACTTAAAGGCTTTTGCGGAGCGGACTAATAATTCCTTTTGTGTGATCTATGATAAGATTTATTTTTGCAAAAACCTGGCTGAAAAAGCTGAAGTCGGGATTAAGCTGGAATGGGGGAAGCATTTGCTGACCTTCGCCATGGAGCATGATATTTCTCAGCAAATCGGTGCCGTAGAGGTTTATGGTATGGATCATATTGAGCATAAAACCTTTTCCGGGAAAGCGACCAATACGGATGAGGTTCCCACAGTAGTGAAAAACAAGGTGATTATGATCAATGATCCCAAAGGTGTGGTCAATGAAGGTCAGGCGACAGCTCTGGCCAAGCATACTTTGGCAGCCCACCAGACCCAGTTCGTAACCTGTAAAGGCTCCACCATCGGACTGCCCGATCTGAAAGCCGGAGACAAGGTGGAGATTGGGGGGATGGGTGAGGGCCTGAACGGAACCTATTACCTTACTCATGTGACCCACAGCATCAATGGGGGGGGCTATCTTACCTCCTTTGATGGGCTCAGACCGGCTTAG
- a CDS encoding GPW/gp25 family protein: MAEADTKSFLGRGFKFPFAIDPQTGKIAMVEHEEDIREAIEIILKTNAGERVMRPEFGSTAKDFVFSVNRLESIAAFETEILDALARFEPRIKDIEVEVRNDDGDKSVVMVTIRYVVRSTNNLFNRVYPFYILEGAGA, translated from the coding sequence ATGGCTGAAGCAGATACCAAAAGCTTTTTGGGCAGAGGATTTAAATTTCCTTTTGCTATCGATCCCCAGACAGGAAAAATCGCCATGGTGGAGCATGAAGAGGATATCCGTGAAGCCATCGAAATCATCCTGAAGACCAATGCGGGAGAGCGGGTGATGCGTCCGGAGTTTGGCTCAACAGCCAAGGATTTCGTCTTCTCTGTGAACCGGCTGGAAAGCATCGCCGCCTTCGAGACTGAGATTCTGGATGCTCTGGCCAGGTTTGAACCGCGCATTAAAGATATTGAGGTTGAGGTCAGAAACGATGATGGGGATAAAAGTGTGGTTATGGTCACTATCCGTTATGTGGTCAGAAGCACCAATAACCTGTTCAACAGGGTCTATCCGTTCTATATTCTGGAGGGGGCAGGAGCATGA